The Streptomyces kanamyceticus genome window below encodes:
- a CDS encoding NUDIX hydrolase, producing MSLYDDAVLVLKGYEEQAELRQAYLDHLSTHGEDGMWKPCTAGHITASALVVDPSRGRVLLTLHKKLRMWLQMGGHCEPGDTTLAEAALREATEESGVPGLTLVAGGPIRLDRHPIPGPCTQHLDVQYAALAPSDAVEAISDESLDLRWFAYDEVADVADDSVVRLVEATRARL from the coding sequence GTGAGCCTGTACGACGACGCCGTCCTCGTCCTGAAGGGGTACGAAGAGCAGGCCGAGCTGCGCCAGGCCTATCTGGACCACTTGTCCACGCACGGCGAGGACGGCATGTGGAAGCCCTGCACCGCGGGGCACATCACGGCGAGCGCCCTGGTCGTCGACCCCTCGCGCGGGCGCGTGCTGCTGACCCTGCACAAGAAGCTGCGGATGTGGCTCCAGATGGGCGGCCACTGCGAGCCGGGTGACACGACGCTGGCCGAGGCCGCGCTGCGCGAGGCGACCGAGGAGTCCGGCGTACCGGGCCTCACGCTCGTCGCGGGCGGCCCCATCCGCCTGGACAGGCACCCGATCCCGGGCCCGTGCACCCAGCACCTCGACGTCCAGTACGCGGCGCTCGCCCCCTCCGACGCGGTGGAGGCGATCAGCGACGAGTCCCTGGACCTGCGCTGGTTCGCGTACGACGAGGTGGCGGATGTGGCGGACGACTCGGTCGTACGACTGGTAGAGGCAACAAGGGCGCGCCTGTAG
- a CDS encoding AIM24 family protein, with protein sequence MNQQQFAGFAPAPVAARMENHGHHMLKVAMQTGNDLFARVGSMVAYEGFVQYEPNPPAVRQVAREWMTGEGAPLMKCSGDGLLYLADYGADVVVINLAGDSLSVNGTNLLAFDASLQWGVERVKGMAKFAGQGLWNIKISGQGWVALTSRGTPIVVDCGRGEDETYVDPDALIAWSPNLKVKGKRSFKAGSLIGRGSGEAYQMGFSGEGIVVVQPSEDSTDRLRARG encoded by the coding sequence ATGAATCAGCAGCAGTTCGCGGGCTTCGCTCCCGCACCCGTCGCCGCCCGCATGGAGAACCACGGCCACCACATGCTCAAGGTGGCCATGCAGACCGGCAACGACCTCTTCGCGCGCGTGGGCTCGATGGTCGCCTACGAAGGGTTCGTGCAGTACGAGCCGAATCCGCCCGCCGTCCGACAGGTCGCGCGCGAGTGGATGACCGGTGAGGGCGCGCCCCTGATGAAGTGCTCCGGAGACGGCCTTCTCTACCTCGCCGACTACGGAGCGGACGTCGTCGTCATCAATCTGGCGGGCGACTCCCTCTCGGTGAACGGCACCAACCTGCTCGCCTTCGACGCCTCCCTCCAGTGGGGCGTGGAGCGGGTCAAGGGCATGGCCAAGTTCGCCGGACAGGGCCTGTGGAACATCAAGATCTCCGGCCAGGGCTGGGTCGCGCTGACCTCCCGCGGCACGCCGATCGTGGTCGACTGCGGCCGCGGCGAGGACGAGACGTACGTCGACCCGGACGCCCTGATCGCCTGGTCCCCGAACCTCAAGGTGAAGGGCAAGCGCAGCTTCAAGGCCGGTTCCCTGATCGGGCGCGGCAGCGGCGAGGCCTACCAGATGGGCTTCTCCGGAGAGGGCATCGTCGTCGTACAGCCCAGCGAGGACAGCACCGACCGTCTCCGAGCACGGGGCTGA
- a CDS encoding YlbL family protein, whose translation MPRRTTTMLASTLMLIALLCAGVLIKVPYSEMSPGPTVNTLGDHDGEPVLQISGRKTYPTTGNLNMTTVRVTSADYKMNLAEAVYGWLAHDNIVVPHDTLYPDGKTEQQSSQENAEEFSQSQESAKVAALKELDIPVKSQVVATTVFKDSPAEGKLHAGDVIKKVDGAPVKEWPDVAKLVTKHKAGEDVVFTVVPVKEAAAAEKAGKEPTSTEDIKMTTEKAKDGRAVVGIKAGTDHTFPFTIDIKLADVGGPSAGLMFALGIVDKLTPEDLTGGKFVAGTGTIEDDGKVGPIGGIEMKTVGAREKGAEYFLTPKDNCATAAKDVPDGLTLIKVDTIDDAVKSLEDLRKGHTADLPKCTAK comes from the coding sequence ATGCCACGCCGCACCACGACGATGCTCGCGTCCACCCTGATGCTGATCGCGCTGCTCTGCGCGGGAGTGCTCATCAAGGTGCCCTACTCGGAGATGTCCCCGGGGCCCACGGTGAACACCCTCGGTGACCACGACGGCGAGCCGGTGCTGCAGATCTCCGGGCGCAAGACCTATCCCACGACCGGCAATCTCAACATGACGACGGTCAGGGTCACCAGCGCCGACTACAAGATGAACCTCGCCGAGGCCGTGTACGGCTGGCTGGCCCACGACAACATCGTGGTGCCGCACGACACGCTCTACCCGGACGGCAAGACCGAGCAGCAGTCCTCCCAGGAGAACGCCGAGGAATTCAGTCAGTCCCAGGAGAGCGCCAAGGTGGCGGCACTCAAGGAGCTGGACATCCCGGTGAAGTCGCAGGTCGTCGCCACCACCGTCTTCAAGGACAGCCCCGCGGAGGGCAAGCTGCACGCGGGCGACGTCATCAAGAAGGTCGACGGCGCGCCCGTGAAGGAGTGGCCGGACGTGGCCAAGCTCGTCACCAAGCACAAGGCGGGCGAGGACGTCGTCTTCACCGTGGTCCCGGTCAAGGAGGCGGCCGCCGCCGAGAAGGCGGGCAAGGAGCCGACCAGTACCGAGGACATCAAGATGACCACGGAGAAGGCGAAGGACGGCCGCGCGGTCGTCGGCATCAAGGCAGGGACCGACCACACCTTCCCGTTCACCATCGACATCAAGCTGGCCGACGTCGGCGGGCCGAGCGCCGGTCTGATGTTCGCGCTCGGCATCGTCGACAAGCTGACTCCGGAGGACCTCACCGGCGGCAAGTTCGTGGCAGGCACCGGCACCATCGAGGACGACGGCAAGGTCGGACCGATCGGCGGCATCGAGATGAAGACGGTCGGCGCGCGCGAGAAGGGCGCCGAGTACTTCCTCACGCCGAAGGACAACTGCGCGACCGCCGCGAAGGACGTTCCCGACGGGCTCACCCTCATCAAGGTGGACACCATCGACGACGCCGTGAAGTCCCTCGAGGACCTCCGCAAGGGCCACACCGCCGACCTGCCCAAGTGCACCGCGAAGTAG
- a CDS encoding PPA1309 family protein: MSNTPMAASPLTRAVLEIDEYVSGLGWDRPARLFALVDTARLRTQEPGLASQLGLDDGVEHAGFTPIEQEEIPAAKPLDEFLGTIAWPDSVTGCALTVERLMLPPSAETSVPEGLSEAQLAKWVAEHPDRQEVRMTVAVLRDGARESALRLRQKDSPTEVLTGSDLVPGLADALAATFA, encoded by the coding sequence ATGTCCAACACTCCCATGGCAGCGAGTCCCCTCACCCGGGCCGTACTCGAGATCGACGAGTACGTATCCGGCCTCGGCTGGGACCGGCCCGCACGCCTCTTCGCGCTCGTCGACACGGCGCGACTGCGCACCCAAGAACCCGGCCTCGCCTCCCAGCTCGGCCTCGACGACGGCGTGGAACACGCCGGATTCACCCCCATCGAGCAGGAGGAGATCCCCGCGGCCAAGCCGCTGGACGAATTCCTCGGCACCATCGCCTGGCCGGACTCCGTGACCGGCTGCGCCCTCACGGTGGAGCGGCTGATGCTGCCGCCGTCCGCGGAGACGTCCGTCCCCGAGGGGCTGAGCGAGGCTCAGCTCGCCAAGTGGGTGGCCGAGCACCCGGACCGCCAGGAGGTCCGCATGACGGTCGCGGTGCTCCGTGACGGCGCCCGTGAGTCGGCGCTGCGGCTGCGCCAGAAGGACTCGCCGACCGAGGTCCTCACCGGTTCGGACCTGGTGCCGGGTCTGGCGGACGCGCTGGCGGCGACGTTCGCGTAG
- a CDS encoding zinc-dependent metalloprotease produces MSDTPFGFGLPPEEPEDGDEGKKKESPGQGQGGGQGGGQGAGGPANPFGFGFPGAGGPGGPGGGDNPFAAMFGSMNPNDLGAAFQQLGQMLSYEGGPVNWDMAKDIARQTVSQGTADGTKDASVGPAERSAVEEAVRLADLWLDDATSLPSGSGTAVAWSRAEWVEATLPVWKELVDPVAERVGLAMGDVLPEEMQAMAGPLIGMMRSMGGAMFGQQIGQAVGVLAGEVVGSTDIGLPLGPSGKAALLPVNVEAFGKDLGIDKNEVRLYLALREAAHQRLFAHVPWLRSHLFGAVEGYARGIKVDTSKLEDVVGQLDPQNPEQLQEALQQGMFQPEDTPAQKAALARLETALALVEGWVDAVVHAAAKPRLSSADALRETLRRRRATGGPAEQTFATLIGLELRPRRLRDASRLWASLTDARGVDGRDGLWEHPDMLPTASDLDDPDGFVHHEQLDFSELDKMLGEAAKGDDEGDKGDKGTEDGGK; encoded by the coding sequence GTGAGTGACACCCCATTCGGATTCGGCCTTCCGCCGGAGGAGCCGGAAGACGGCGACGAGGGCAAGAAGAAGGAATCCCCTGGACAGGGACAGGGCGGGGGACAAGGCGGCGGACAGGGCGCCGGTGGCCCCGCGAACCCGTTCGGTTTCGGGTTCCCCGGAGCGGGCGGCCCCGGCGGCCCCGGCGGCGGTGACAATCCGTTCGCCGCGATGTTCGGTTCGATGAATCCGAACGACCTGGGTGCCGCCTTCCAGCAGCTCGGCCAGATGCTCTCGTACGAGGGCGGCCCGGTGAACTGGGACATGGCCAAGGACATCGCCCGCCAGACCGTGTCCCAGGGCACGGCGGACGGCACCAAGGACGCCAGCGTCGGACCCGCCGAGCGCTCCGCCGTCGAGGAGGCCGTGCGCCTGGCCGACCTGTGGCTGGACGACGCGACGTCGCTGCCCTCCGGATCCGGCACGGCCGTGGCGTGGAGCCGCGCCGAGTGGGTCGAGGCGACCCTGCCGGTGTGGAAGGAGCTCGTCGATCCGGTCGCCGAGCGCGTCGGCCTGGCCATGGGCGATGTGCTGCCCGAGGAGATGCAGGCCATGGCGGGCCCGCTGATCGGCATGATGCGCTCCATGGGCGGCGCCATGTTCGGCCAGCAGATCGGCCAGGCCGTGGGCGTGCTCGCGGGCGAGGTCGTCGGCTCCACCGACATCGGCCTGCCGCTCGGCCCGTCCGGCAAGGCCGCGCTCCTGCCGGTGAACGTCGAGGCCTTCGGCAAGGACCTGGGCATCGACAAGAACGAGGTGCGGCTCTACCTGGCGCTGCGCGAGGCCGCCCACCAGCGGCTCTTCGCCCACGTCCCGTGGCTGCGCTCGCACCTGTTCGGCGCGGTCGAGGGATACGCGCGCGGCATCAAGGTCGACACCTCCAAGCTGGAGGACGTGGTCGGCCAGCTCGACCCGCAGAATCCGGAGCAGCTGCAGGAAGCGCTCCAGCAGGGCATGTTCCAGCCGGAGGACACCCCGGCGCAGAAGGCCGCCCTGGCCCGCCTGGAGACGGCTCTCGCGCTCGTCGAGGGCTGGGTGGACGCAGTGGTGCACGCCGCCGCCAAGCCGCGTCTCTCCTCCGCCGACGCCCTGCGCGAGACGCTGCGCCGCCGCCGTGCCACGGGTGGCCCCGCCGAGCAGACGTTCGCCACGCTGATCGGTCTCGAACTGCGCCCGCGCCGTCTGCGGGACGCCTCGCGTCTGTGGGCCTCGCTCACGGACGCGCGCGGCGTCGACGGCCGCGACGGCCTCTGGGAGCACCCGGACATGCTGCCGACGGCCTCCGACCTGGACGACCCCGACGGCTTCGTGCACCACGAGCAGCTGGACTTCTCCGAGCTGGACAAGATGCTCGGCGAGGCGGCCAAGGGCGACGACGAGGGCGACAAGGGCGACAAGGGCACCGAGGACGGCGGTAAGTGA
- a CDS encoding SDR family oxidoreductase, producing the protein MSSPDPQVRAARNPSTPSPVRGPVVAVTGAASGVGALLTERLAASEEIKQVIAIDERRGDCSQAQWHILDVRDPAIAEKLRGADVVVHLALDLDLETDGAARTAYNVRGTQTVLTAAAAAGVHRVVLCTSAMVYGALPDNELPLSEDAELRATAEATGVGDLLEVERLARRAPRAHPGLNVTVVRPATLVGGTDTALTRYFESPRLLVVAGSRPAWQFCHVEDLCSALEYAVLEKVDGELAVGCDGWLEQEEVEELSGIRRMELPSAVALGAAARLHRIGLTPSPAGDLAYTMYPWVVSVSGLHDAGWRPQWTNEEVLAELLEEVSGRRTVAGRRLGRKDATAAGAAGATVALLGAAAVVRRARKARRRI; encoded by the coding sequence GTGAGTTCCCCAGATCCACAGGTTCGCGCAGCGCGAAACCCCTCAACCCCGTCGCCTGTCCGCGGGCCCGTGGTCGCCGTCACCGGCGCCGCCTCGGGGGTGGGCGCGCTGCTGACCGAGCGCCTCGCGGCCTCGGAGGAGATCAAGCAGGTCATCGCCATCGACGAGCGCCGCGGCGACTGCTCGCAGGCTCAGTGGCACATTCTGGACGTCCGGGATCCGGCGATCGCCGAGAAGCTGCGCGGCGCCGACGTCGTGGTGCACCTGGCGCTCGACCTCGACCTGGAGACCGACGGCGCGGCCCGCACCGCCTACAACGTGCGCGGCACCCAGACCGTCCTCACGGCGGCCGCGGCCGCGGGCGTGCACCGTGTGGTGCTCTGCACGTCGGCGATGGTCTACGGAGCGCTGCCCGACAACGAACTGCCCCTCTCCGAAGACGCCGAATTGCGCGCCACCGCCGAGGCGACCGGCGTCGGGGACCTCCTGGAGGTCGAGCGGCTCGCCCGCAGGGCGCCCCGCGCGCACCCCGGCCTCAATGTCACCGTCGTACGCCCCGCGACCCTGGTCGGCGGCACGGACACGGCCCTGACCCGCTACTTCGAGTCGCCCCGCCTTCTCGTCGTGGCCGGTTCGCGGCCCGCCTGGCAGTTCTGCCACGTCGAGGACCTGTGCAGCGCTCTGGAGTACGCCGTCCTGGAGAAGGTCGACGGCGAGCTCGCCGTCGGCTGCGACGGCTGGCTGGAGCAGGAGGAGGTCGAGGAGCTCAGCGGGATCCGGCGCATGGAGCTGCCGTCGGCGGTCGCGCTCGGAGCCGCCGCCCGGCTGCACCGCATCGGTCTCACTCCGTCCCCGGCCGGTGACCTCGCGTACACGATGTACCCCTGGGTGGTCAGCGTCAGCGGGCTGCACGACGCCGGGTGGCGGCCGCAGTGGACCAACGAGGAGGTCCTCGCGGAGCTGCTCGAAGAGGTCTCGGGACGGCGTACGGTCGCCGGGCGCCGCCTCGGCCGCAAGGACGCGACTGCGGCGGGGGCCGCGGGTGCGACGGTGGCGCTGCTCGGTGCGGCGGCGGTGGTCCGCAGGGCGCGGAAGGCGCGGCGGCGCATCTGA
- a CDS encoding UPF0182 family membrane protein, translating to MPDRGGGPTGPRIRVGRPSRRVRTLLMTLGVLAVLAMAFVMFAGFWTDWLWYRSVHYSSVFTTTLWTKIGLFFVFGLLMAAAVGVNIWLAHRLRPPLSAMSMEQQSLDRYRMGIAPYKKWLLIGITALVGLIAGASAAGQWRTWLLWVNGVPFGQKDPQFHMDVSFFAFDLPWYRFLLGFGFAAAVLSLVAAALTHYLYGGLRITSPGARATAAATGHLSVLLGVFVSLKAIAYWLDRYGLAVKSSDFKATDNWTGLKYVDANAYLPAKTILFCIAVICALLFFATLWRRTWQLPVIGFGLMVLSAILIGGLYPAIVQKFQVQPNEQAKEAPYIEKNIEATRNAYGISGVKPESFKGEGKVDAGAKKKREDADTAANYRLNDPNIVSPTFQQLEQERSYYQFPKTLDVDRYNGQDTIVGLRELNVNKLDKRNWINDHFAYTHGYGMVAAKGTETKKGSKGAPAFTESGLPTNGSLGEYEQRIYYGEKTSQYSIVGGPQKELDYEEDGGGQKTYSYKGKSGVNLSNPINRAAYAVSFGEPQILYSGAIGEGSRILYNRTPKERVEAVAPWLTIDGDVYPTVVDGRIQWVVDAYTTSNGYPYASRTTLGDSTADSLSQADSQRTVIAQQNQVNYIRNSVKATVDAYTGDVKLYTWDEKDPVLKTWKKAFPGTVKDKSEIPPKLMDHLRYPQDMFKVQRELLTKYHVTDAGQFYNASDAWQVPNDPTKKDDSAVPPYYLSMKSPGQTQQQFSLTTTFTPNERPNLRAFMSVDADARSENYGKMQLLRVGGDVDGPEQVQNKLNSMAEVGNFVRDMKGADSDVLYGNLLTVPLDDGFLYVEPVYVQGRKSAYPLLKKVAVSYGTETAFADSLKDGLDQVFGADGGTKPPADDGGDTTKPPSTNDPTVQDALDDAQKAFEDGESAMKDNDWKAYGEAQDRLQEALQRAEDASAKAAKKSDKGSDKGADKNAGKNGDQAADKGAKDPGADKAD from the coding sequence ATGCCGGACCGCGGCGGAGGCCCGACGGGGCCACGGATCAGAGTGGGCCGGCCCTCCCGGCGGGTCCGGACCCTGCTCATGACATTGGGCGTCCTGGCCGTGCTGGCCATGGCCTTCGTCATGTTCGCGGGGTTCTGGACGGACTGGCTGTGGTACCGCTCGGTCCACTATTCATCGGTCTTCACCACGACCCTGTGGACCAAGATCGGTCTCTTCTTCGTCTTCGGCCTGCTCATGGCGGCCGCCGTCGGAGTGAACATCTGGCTGGCGCACCGGCTGCGCCCGCCGCTGAGTGCCATGTCGATGGAGCAGCAGAGCCTCGACCGGTACCGCATGGGCATCGCCCCGTACAAGAAGTGGCTGCTGATCGGGATCACCGCCCTGGTGGGCCTGATCGCGGGCGCGTCCGCCGCGGGGCAGTGGCGCACCTGGCTCCTTTGGGTCAATGGGGTGCCCTTCGGCCAGAAGGACCCCCAGTTCCACATGGACGTGTCCTTCTTCGCGTTCGACCTGCCCTGGTACCGCTTCCTGCTCGGCTTCGGCTTCGCGGCCGCGGTGCTCTCGCTGGTCGCCGCCGCCCTGACGCACTACCTGTACGGCGGGCTGCGGATCACCAGCCCCGGGGCGCGCGCGACAGCGGCGGCGACGGGCCACCTCTCGGTGCTGCTCGGCGTCTTCGTCTCGCTCAAGGCCATCGCGTACTGGCTCGACCGGTACGGCCTCGCGGTGAAGTCCAGTGACTTCAAGGCGACGGACAACTGGACGGGACTGAAGTACGTCGACGCCAACGCCTACCTGCCGGCGAAGACGATCCTGTTCTGCATCGCCGTCATCTGCGCCCTGCTCTTCTTCGCCACCCTGTGGCGGCGCACCTGGCAGCTGCCGGTCATCGGCTTCGGCCTGATGGTGCTCTCGGCGATCCTCATCGGCGGGCTCTACCCCGCGATCGTCCAGAAGTTCCAGGTCCAGCCGAACGAGCAGGCCAAGGAAGCGCCGTACATCGAGAAGAACATCGAGGCGACCCGCAACGCCTACGGCATCAGCGGAGTGAAGCCCGAGTCCTTCAAGGGCGAGGGCAAGGTCGACGCGGGCGCCAAGAAGAAGCGTGAGGACGCCGACACGGCGGCCAACTACCGCCTCAACGACCCGAACATCGTCTCGCCGACGTTCCAGCAGCTGGAGCAGGAGCGCAGCTACTACCAGTTCCCCAAGACGCTGGACGTGGACCGCTACAACGGCCAGGACACCATCGTCGGCCTGCGCGAGCTCAACGTGAACAAGCTCGACAAGCGGAACTGGATCAACGACCACTTCGCCTACACCCATGGCTACGGCATGGTCGCGGCCAAGGGCACGGAGACCAAGAAGGGCTCCAAGGGCGCCCCGGCGTTCACCGAGTCAGGACTGCCCACCAACGGCAGCCTCGGTGAGTACGAGCAGCGGATCTACTACGGCGAGAAGACCTCGCAGTACTCCATCGTCGGCGGGCCCCAGAAGGAGCTCGACTACGAAGAGGACGGCGGGGGTCAGAAGACCTACAGCTACAAGGGCAAGAGCGGGGTCAACCTCTCCAACCCGATCAACCGCGCCGCGTACGCGGTGTCCTTCGGAGAGCCGCAGATCCTGTACTCCGGAGCGATCGGCGAGGGCTCGCGGATCCTCTACAACCGCACGCCCAAGGAGCGCGTGGAGGCGGTCGCGCCCTGGCTGACGATCGACGGTGACGTCTATCCGACGGTGGTCGACGGCCGCATCCAGTGGGTCGTGGACGCCTACACGACCAGCAACGGCTATCCGTACGCGTCGCGCACCACGCTCGGCGACTCCACCGCGGACTCGCTGTCGCAGGCCGACAGCCAGCGCACGGTGATCGCCCAGCAGAACCAGGTCAACTACATCCGGAACTCGGTGAAGGCGACCGTCGACGCGTACACCGGTGACGTCAAGCTCTACACCTGGGACGAGAAGGACCCGGTCCTGAAGACCTGGAAGAAGGCGTTCCCGGGCACGGTCAAGGACAAGAGCGAGATCCCGCCGAAGCTGATGGACCACCTGCGCTACCCGCAGGACATGTTCAAGGTGCAGCGCGAACTGCTCACGAAGTACCACGTCACGGACGCCGGCCAGTTCTACAACGCGAGTGACGCCTGGCAGGTGCCGAACGACCCGACGAAGAAGGACGACAGCGCGGTCCCGCCGTACTACCTGTCCATGAAGTCGCCGGGCCAGACGCAGCAGCAGTTCTCACTGACGACGACGTTCACTCCGAACGAGCGGCCGAACCTACGGGCCTTCATGTCGGTCGACGCCGATGCCAGAAGCGAGAACTACGGCAAGATGCAGCTGCTGAGAGTGGGCGGCGACGTCGACGGCCCTGAACAGGTGCAGAACAAGCTGAACTCCATGGCGGAGGTCGGCAACTTCGTCCGGGACATGAAGGGCGCCGACTCCGACGTCCTCTACGGCAATCTGCTGACCGTGCCACTGGACGACGGCTTCCTGTACGTCGAACCCGTCTACGTACAGGGACGCAAGTCGGCGTATCCCCTCCTGAAGAAGGTGGCCGTGTCGTACGGCACGGAGACGGCCTTCGCGGACTCCCTGAAGGACGGCCTCGACCAGGTCTTCGGGGCCGACGGCGGCACCAAGCCACCGGCCGACGACGGGGGCGACACCACCAAGCCGCCGTCGACGAACGACCCGACGGTCCAGGACGCCCTCGACGACGCCCAGAAGGCGTTCGAGGACGGCGAGAGCGCCATGAAGGACAACGACTGGAAGGCGTACGGCGAGGCGCAGGACCGCCTCCAGGAGGCGCTGCAGCGGGCCGAGGACGCCTCGGCGAAGGCCGCGAAGAAGAGCGACAAGGGCTCTGACAAGGGCGCCGACAAGAACGCCGGCAAGAACGGCGATCAGGCGGCCGACAAGGGAGCCAAGGACCCAGGGGCCGACAAGGCCGACTGA
- a CDS encoding AIM24 family protein, giving the protein MQSPLFAHAEQQTQERYSVQNPQMLRVALEGHDDVLARKGAMVAYQGLMEFDAEYQSRGNQRARAHTGEGLDLMRCHGQGTVYLANLAQYIHVVDVEQDGLTVDSSYVLAMDSSLTHQVIAVDSQYGISGSGKYQLNITGRGKVALMTSGQPLMLQVTPDRYVNADADAIVAWSNGLRVQMQAQTHSSGVWRRRGNTGEGWELSFMGQGYALVQPSEMLPPQNAVLGRGAQAQFGMGQQGARGQNQGNVWS; this is encoded by the coding sequence ATGCAGAGCCCACTTTTCGCGCATGCCGAACAGCAGACGCAGGAGCGCTACTCCGTCCAGAACCCGCAGATGCTGCGGGTCGCCCTGGAGGGCCACGACGACGTCCTGGCCCGCAAGGGCGCCATGGTCGCCTACCAGGGGCTGATGGAGTTCGACGCCGAGTACCAGAGCCGGGGCAACCAGCGGGCCCGCGCGCACACCGGCGAGGGCCTTGACCTGATGCGCTGTCACGGACAGGGCACGGTCTACCTCGCCAACCTCGCGCAGTACATCCACGTCGTGGACGTGGAACAGGACGGCCTGACCGTGGACAGCAGCTACGTCCTCGCGATGGACTCGTCGCTGACCCACCAGGTCATCGCCGTGGACAGCCAGTACGGCATCTCCGGCTCCGGCAAGTACCAGCTCAACATCACCGGGCGCGGCAAGGTCGCCCTGATGACGTCGGGCCAGCCGCTGATGCTCCAGGTCACGCCGGACCGGTACGTCAACGCCGACGCCGACGCGATCGTCGCGTGGTCCAACGGGCTGCGCGTCCAGATGCAGGCGCAGACCCATTCCTCGGGCGTGTGGCGGCGCCGCGGCAACACCGGCGAGGGCTGGGAGCTCAGCTTCATGGGACAGGGCTACGCGCTCGTCCAGCCCAGCGAGATGCTGCCGCCGCAGAACGCGGTTCTCGGGCGGGGCGCCCAGGCGCAGTTCGGGATGGGTCAGCAAGGTGCCCGCGGGCAGAACCAAGGCAACGTCTGGAGTTAG
- a CDS encoding molybdenum cofactor biosynthesis protein MoaE, with protein sequence MARTTMDHPGEQAAQDPIRLLAIRETPLSLDEVFRAAGDDAAGGTALFVGTVRNHDGGADVDELGYSTHPTAEAEMRRVAEKVVAEYPVRALAAVHRVGDLAVGDLAVIVAVSCPHRAEAFAACRKLIDDLKHEVPIWKHQRFSDGKDEWVGA encoded by the coding sequence ATGGCACGCACCACGATGGACCACCCCGGCGAGCAGGCCGCACAGGACCCGATCCGCCTCCTCGCGATCCGCGAGACCCCGCTCTCCTTGGACGAGGTCTTCCGGGCCGCGGGTGACGACGCCGCGGGCGGCACGGCGCTCTTCGTGGGGACGGTCCGCAACCACGATGGCGGCGCGGACGTCGACGAGCTCGGCTATTCGACGCACCCCACCGCCGAGGCCGAGATGCGCCGGGTGGCCGAGAAGGTCGTCGCCGAATATCCGGTGCGCGCGCTGGCCGCCGTCCACCGCGTCGGTGATCTGGCCGTCGGCGACCTCGCGGTGATCGTGGCCGTCTCCTGCCCGCACCGCGCCGAGGCCTTCGCCGCCTGCCGCAAGCTGATCGACGACCTGAAGCACGAGGTGCCGATCTGGAAGCACCAGCGGTTCTCGGATGGCAAGGATGAATGGGTGGGCGCGTAG